A region of the Streptomyces sp. NBC_00442 genome:
TCCGCGCTCGAACGCGAGCAGATCGGCCTGCCCACGGGCTGACTCCGACCGGAGGGCGCCTGCGCGGGACGCGTCTTCGTACGTGACGCGCTCAGTTCGGCATACGACGCGCTCAGTTCAACGCGGCCGCGAAGGAGCCGACTTCGTAGGAACCTCCCCGCTGGTGCACGATCACGGCGAGCCGGTTCGCCGCGTTGATCAGGGCCACCAGGGCGACCAGCGCCGCGATCTGGTCGTCGTCGTAGTGCTTGCGCACCGCTGCCCACGTCTCGTCGGAGACACCCTCGTGGGCATCGGCGAGCCGGGTGCCCTCCTCGGCGAGCGCGAGCGCCGCCCGCTCGGCGTCGCTGAACACGGTGGACTCGCGCCAGGCGGCGACCAGATTGAGCCGTACCGCCGTCTCACCGGCGGCCGACGCCTCCTTGGTGTGCATATCGATGCACCAGCCACAGCCGTTGATCTGGCTGGCCCGCAGCGACACCAGCTCCTGGGTGGACGCCGGCAGGGGCGACCGGTGGATCACCAGGGCGGCATTGGCGAAGCGCTTGGCGAACTTCGCGGCGATCTCGTTCTCGAACAGGTTGAATCGAGCGTCCATGACCTCGTCCTCACTCGTATCGGCTCATAGCGTTGCGCTGGACGGACACAAGACGCCGCCCGCCCGCCCGCCGTGACAGATCCGCGATGTGACGTGGACCATGGCTCACGGATGTCACAGAACCGCGGGGTCCGGCGTCTCGTGGGCGTCCCAGTGGAGAGCGAAGAGCGAGGAGCAGCCAGTGAAGAACGAGCACAGCGAGGGGG
Encoded here:
- a CDS encoding carboxymuconolactone decarboxylase family protein, with the protein product MDARFNLFENEIAAKFAKRFANAALVIHRSPLPASTQELVSLRASQINGCGWCIDMHTKEASAAGETAVRLNLVAAWRESTVFSDAERAALALAEEGTRLADAHEGVSDETWAAVRKHYDDDQIAALVALVALINAANRLAVIVHQRGGSYEVGSFAAALN